The stretch of DNA TTGAGGTCCGACGCGTCGTAGACGTCGAGCGTGCCCAGGATGTCGCGGGCGAACTCGACGGGGGCGGCGCCGCTGGCGGTGATCAGGCCGCGGTCGCAAGCCGACAGGTCGGGGACGTAGTCTGCCTCGCCGTCGTAGGCGGGCACGAAGGAGCGCAGGTACTCCAGCCCGTTGCTGGTGTGCCGCCGCCCGCGGTGCAGCCCCGCGCGCACCACCTCCACCGTGGCCGCGCAGATGGCCGCCACCGGCACCTCGTCGCGCTCCAGCCCGCGCAGCATCGGCCACAGCTCCTCGCGCGGGCCCGCCTCCCACATGTCGCCGCCGGGAAGGATGAAGACGGCGGCGCGCTCCGGCTCCACCTGCGAGAGCGGCAGGTCCGGCGTCACGCGCAGCCCGCCCATGGAGACGGCAGGCCCCGGCGTGAAGCCGACGGTGCGCACGGTGAAGCGGCCGCTCTTGTTGAGCTCGGCCGTGGCGAGCGCGGGCTCCCAGTCGGCGAAGCCGTCGAAGACGAGAACGTAGGCGACGTCGCGCATCGGCGTGGAAAGTGGGAGGGGTGGACGGGGATCGAGCCCGACGCTCCAAGGTGGCGGCTGCGGCCGCCGGGAGGAAGCCTCTCGTCAGGCGC from Longimicrobium sp. encodes:
- a CDS encoding type 1 glutamine amidotransferase family protein, which gives rise to MRDVAYVLVFDGFADWEPALATAELNKSGRFTVRTVGFTPGPAVSMGGLRVTPDLPLSQVEPERAAVFILPGGDMWEAGPREELWPMLRGLERDEVPVAAICAATVEVVRAGLHRGRRHTSNGLEYLRSFVPAYDGEADYVPDLSACDRGLITASGAAPVEFARDILGTLDVYDASDLKAWFELFKYGVLPVGIG